A genomic region of Pseudomonas migulae contains the following coding sequences:
- a CDS encoding NADP(H)-dependent aldo-keto reductase translates to MDYRQLGRTNLNVSAICLGTMTWGEQNSEAEAFAQIERAKSAGINFIDTAEMYPVPPKADTYATTERYIGNYFKSRGDRADWILASKIAGPGNTIDYIRDKNLRHNRQHITEAVDASLKRLQTDYIDLYQLHWPERSTNFFGQLGYKHKIEANLTPLEDTLEALDEQVKAGKIRHIGLSNETPWGTMRFLALAEARGWPRAVSIQNPYNLLNRSFEVGLAEIAIREQCGLLAYSPLAFGFLSGKYEGGARPPKGRLSLYSRFSRYFNPQSEAACSRYVALAREHGLDPAQMALAFVTQQPFVTSNIIGATTLEQLDSNIASFELKLSDEVLAGIEAIHKDHPNPAP, encoded by the coding sequence ATGGACTATCGACAGCTAGGCCGAACCAATCTGAACGTGAGCGCCATCTGCCTCGGAACCATGACCTGGGGCGAGCAAAACAGCGAGGCTGAAGCCTTCGCACAGATTGAACGGGCCAAGAGCGCCGGGATCAATTTCATCGACACTGCCGAGATGTACCCGGTGCCGCCGAAGGCCGACACCTACGCCACCACCGAACGCTACATCGGCAATTACTTCAAAAGCCGCGGCGATCGCGCCGACTGGATCCTGGCCAGCAAGATCGCCGGCCCCGGCAACACCATCGACTACATCCGCGACAAAAACCTGCGCCACAACCGCCAGCACATCACCGAAGCGGTGGATGCCAGCCTCAAGCGCCTGCAGACCGATTACATCGACCTCTATCAGCTGCACTGGCCGGAGCGCAGCACCAACTTCTTCGGTCAACTGGGTTACAAACACAAAATCGAAGCCAACCTGACGCCACTCGAGGACACCCTCGAAGCGCTGGACGAACAGGTCAAGGCCGGCAAGATCCGCCACATCGGACTGTCCAATGAAACGCCGTGGGGCACCATGCGCTTCCTGGCGCTTGCTGAGGCCCGTGGCTGGCCACGTGCGGTGTCGATCCAGAACCCGTACAACCTGCTGAACCGCAGTTTCGAAGTCGGCCTGGCGGAAATCGCCATCCGCGAACAATGCGGCCTGCTGGCCTACTCGCCGCTGGCGTTCGGTTTTCTGTCGGGCAAGTACGAGGGTGGCGCGCGCCCGCCGAAGGGTCGCCTGAGCCTCTACAGCCGCTTCAGCCGCTATTTCAATCCGCAGTCGGAAGCAGCGTGCAGCCGCTATGTGGCATTGGCCCGTGAGCACGGCCTGGACCCGGCGCAGATGGCGCTGGCGTTCGTGACGCAACAGCCGTTCGTGACCAGCAACATCATCGGCGCGACGACGCTGGAACAGCTGGACAGCAACATTGCCAGCTTCGAGCTGAAACTTTCCGATGAAGTGCTGGCGGGGATCGAGGCGATTCACAAGGATCACCCGAATCCTGCGCCTTGA
- a CDS encoding cytochrome b, translating to MSKFMDWVDARFPATKMWEDHLSKYYAPKNFNFFYFFGSLALLVLVNQIVTGVWLTMSYTPSAEEAFASVEYIMRDVEYGSILRLLHSTGASAFFIVVYLHMFRGLLYGSYQKPRELVWVFGMLIYLALMAEAFMGYLLPWGQMSYWGAQVIISLFGAIPVIGNDLTQWIRGDYLISGITLNRFFALHVVALPIVILGLVVLHVLALHEVGSNNPDGVDIKKHKDENGVPLDGIAFHPYYTVKDIVGVVVFLFIFCSIVFFFPEMGGYFLEKPNFEVANAFKTPEHIAPVWYFTPFYAILRAVPDKLLGVIAMGAAIAVLFVLPWLDRSPVKSMRYKGWLSKIWLWVFCISFVILGVLGVLAPTPGRTLLSQVCTFLYFAYFILMPFYTRLEKTKPVPERVTG from the coding sequence ATGAGCAAGTTCATGGATTGGGTTGATGCGCGCTTTCCCGCGACCAAAATGTGGGAAGACCATCTCAGCAAGTACTACGCCCCGAAGAACTTCAACTTCTTCTATTTCTTTGGTTCCCTCGCGCTGCTCGTTCTGGTCAACCAGATCGTCACCGGTGTCTGGCTGACCATGAGCTACACCCCGTCGGCGGAAGAAGCATTCGCCTCCGTCGAATACATCATGCGTGACGTCGAGTACGGCTCGATCCTGCGCCTGCTGCACTCCACCGGCGCTTCGGCGTTCTTCATCGTGGTCTATCTGCACATGTTCCGTGGCTTGCTCTACGGTTCGTACCAGAAGCCACGTGAGCTGGTGTGGGTCTTCGGCATGCTGATCTACCTGGCGCTGATGGCGGAAGCCTTCATGGGTTATCTGCTGCCGTGGGGCCAGATGTCCTACTGGGGTGCCCAGGTGATCATCTCGCTGTTCGGTGCGATCCCGGTCATCGGCAACGACCTGACCCAGTGGATTCGTGGCGACTACCTGATTTCCGGTATTACCCTGAACCGCTTCTTCGCCTTGCACGTGGTTGCCCTGCCAATCGTGATTCTTGGTCTGGTGGTGCTGCACGTTCTGGCGCTGCACGAAGTCGGCTCGAACAACCCGGACGGCGTGGACATCAAGAAACACAAAGACGAAAACGGCGTACCGCTGGACGGCATTGCCTTCCACCCGTACTACACCGTGAAAGATATCGTCGGCGTGGTGGTGTTCCTCTTCATCTTCTGCTCGATCGTGTTCTTCTTCCCGGAAATGGGCGGCTATTTCCTCGAGAAGCCGAACTTTGAAGTGGCTAACGCGTTCAAGACGCCAGAGCACATCGCTCCGGTTTGGTACTTCACCCCGTTCTACGCGATTCTGCGGGCGGTTCCGGACAAGCTCCTGGGCGTTATCGCCATGGGTGCGGCCATCGCTGTGCTGTTCGTCCTGCCATGGCTGGATCGTAGCCCGGTCAAGTCGATGCGCTACAAAGGCTGGTTGAGCAAGATCTGGCTCTGGGTGTTCTGTATTTCGTTCGTGATCCTGGGCGTGCTGGGTGTTCTGGCGCCGACTCCAGGCCGTACGTTGCTGTCGCAGGTGTGTACCTTCCTGTACTTCGCCTACTTCATTCTGATGCCGTTCTACACCAGGCTCGAGAAGACCAAACCGGTTCCGGAAAGGGTGACTGGCTGA
- a CDS encoding glutathione S-transferase N-terminal domain-containing protein, producing MGVTNRLACYSDPADHYSHRVRIVLAEKGVSAEIIYVEAGRQPPKLIEVNPYGSLPTLVDRDLALWESTVVMEYLDERYPHPPLLPVYPVARANSRLLIHRIQRDWCGLVDLILDSRTKEAARVVARKELRESLTGVSPLFADKPFFLSEEQSLVDCCLLPILWRLPILGIELPRPAKPLLDYMERSFAREAFQASLSGVERDMR from the coding sequence ATGGGCGTGACCAATCGGTTGGCCTGTTACTCCGACCCCGCCGACCACTATTCCCACCGAGTGCGTATCGTACTTGCAGAGAAGGGTGTCAGCGCCGAGATCATTTATGTGGAAGCTGGTCGCCAGCCGCCTAAACTGATTGAAGTGAACCCTTACGGAAGCCTGCCCACCCTGGTCGATCGTGACCTGGCGTTGTGGGAGTCGACCGTGGTGATGGAATATCTGGATGAGCGTTACCCGCATCCGCCTTTGCTGCCGGTTTATCCAGTGGCGCGTGCCAACAGCCGTCTGCTGATTCATCGTATTCAGCGTGACTGGTGTGGTCTGGTGGATCTGATCCTGGATTCGCGGACCAAGGAAGCAGCCCGCGTAGTGGCTCGTAAAGAGCTGCGCGAAAGCCTGACTGGCGTGTCGCCGCTTTTCGCCGACAAGCCGTTTTTCCTCAGCGAGGAACAAAGTCTGGTGGATTGCTGCCTATTGCCAATACTCTGGCGCTTGCCGATTCTGGGTATTGAACTGCCGCGGCCTGCCAAGCCGCTGCTTGATTATATGGAGCGCTCGTTTGCGCGTGAGGCTTTCCAGGCGAGTCTGTCTGGTGTCGAACGCGATATGCGCTAA
- a CDS encoding acyl-CoA dehydrogenase family protein has translation MIPRTLFSPEHELFRDSVRTFLEKEAVPFHAQWEKQGYIDRQLWNKAGEAGMLCSHLPEEYGGLGADFLYSAVVIEEVGRLGLTGIGFSLHSDIVAPYILHYGSETLKHKYLPKLVSGEMVTAIAMTEPGAGSDLQGVKTTAVLDGDEYVINGSKTFITNGYLADLVIVVAKTDPKAGAKGTSLFLVEADTPGFAKGKRLEKVGMKAQDTSELFFQDVRVPKENLLGQAGMGFAYLMQELPQERLTVAVGGLASAEAALQWTLEYTRERKAFGKAIADFQNTRFKLAEMATEIQIGRVFVDRCLELHLQGKLDVPTAAMAKYWGTDLQCKVLDECVQLHGGYGFMWEYPIARAWADARVQRIYAGTNEIMKEIIARSL, from the coding sequence ATGATCCCCAGAACCTTGTTCAGTCCCGAGCACGAACTTTTTCGCGACAGTGTGCGAACGTTCCTCGAAAAAGAAGCCGTGCCGTTTCATGCTCAATGGGAGAAGCAAGGCTATATCGACCGCCAGCTCTGGAACAAGGCGGGGGAGGCGGGGATGCTCTGTTCGCACCTGCCGGAAGAATACGGTGGGCTGGGTGCAGACTTTCTCTACAGTGCAGTGGTGATCGAAGAGGTGGGACGTCTGGGTCTGACCGGGATCGGGTTTTCTCTTCATTCCGACATCGTCGCGCCGTACATCCTGCATTACGGCAGTGAAACGCTGAAACACAAATACCTGCCGAAACTGGTGTCTGGCGAGATGGTCACTGCGATTGCCATGACCGAGCCGGGCGCCGGTTCCGATCTGCAAGGGGTGAAAACCACCGCGGTGCTCGATGGCGACGAATACGTGATCAACGGTTCGAAGACCTTTATCACCAATGGCTATCTCGCGGACCTGGTGATTGTCGTGGCCAAGACCGATCCGAAGGCGGGCGCGAAGGGCACCAGTCTGTTTCTGGTCGAGGCCGACACGCCGGGCTTTGCCAAGGGCAAGCGCCTGGAAAAAGTCGGTATGAAGGCGCAAGACACGTCGGAGCTGTTTTTCCAGGATGTTCGAGTGCCCAAGGAAAACCTGCTGGGGCAGGCCGGGATGGGCTTCGCGTATCTGATGCAGGAACTGCCGCAGGAGCGTCTGACGGTCGCTGTCGGCGGATTGGCGTCGGCTGAAGCCGCGCTGCAATGGACGCTGGAATACACCCGCGAGCGCAAGGCGTTCGGCAAGGCGATTGCCGACTTCCAGAACACCCGTTTCAAGCTGGCGGAAATGGCGACCGAAATTCAGATTGGCCGGGTCTTCGTCGATCGCTGTCTGGAGTTGCACCTGCAAGGCAAGCTCGATGTGCCGACGGCGGCGATGGCCAAGTATTGGGGCACGGACCTGCAGTGCAAGGTGCTCGACGAGTGCGTGCAGTTGCATGGCGGCTACGGGTTCATGTGGGAATACCCGATCGCACGTGCGTGGGCGGATGCGCGGGTGCAGCGGATCTATGCCGGCACCAACGAGATCATGAAGGAGATTATTGCGCGGTCGCTTTGA
- a CDS encoding ClpXP protease specificity-enhancing factor, with translation MNSSRPYLVRALYEWIVDNDCTPHMLVNSEYPSVQVPQGFASDGQIVLNVSPAAVRHLHMDNEAVSFEGRFGGVPHTLYVPIASILGIYARENGQGMVFDLESPMEDEEEIEPEDDLPPPDSEPPRPSGRPSLKVVK, from the coding sequence ATGAACTCCAGTCGACCTTATCTGGTCCGCGCGCTCTACGAGTGGATTGTGGACAACGATTGCACCCCGCACATGCTGGTCAATTCCGAATATCCGTCGGTGCAGGTGCCACAGGGTTTCGCCAGTGACGGACAGATTGTCCTGAACGTATCGCCGGCCGCCGTGCGTCATTTGCACATGGACAACGAAGCGGTCAGCTTCGAAGGGCGCTTCGGTGGCGTGCCGCATACCCTGTACGTGCCTATCGCATCGATCCTGGGTATTTACGCCCGGGAGAACGGTCAGGGCATGGTGTTCGATCTGGAATCGCCTATGGAAGACGAGGAAGAGATCGAGCCGGAGGATGATCTTCCGCCACCGGACAGTGAGCCGCCGCGTCCCAGCGGTCGACCCAGTTTGAAAGTGGTGAAATAA
- a CDS encoding BON domain-containing protein: MTPNRLGLLALTLCLGISGCTSVVNASREAPIDDDRGTRTLGSKIDDSLIDTKVGVNIAKADPALDNDSHIVVTSFNGVVLLAGQTPRADLKAKAEQAAAAVQRVKTVHNELQVLPPSGFLARQNDTWLTSKIKTQMLTDKNIPGSRIKVVTENGIVYLLGLLTKQEAAQATNLVQGVSGVQKIVKLFEYID; the protein is encoded by the coding sequence ATGACCCCTAATCGCCTAGGCCTTCTGGCCTTGACCCTGTGCCTTGGCATCAGCGGCTGCACCTCGGTGGTTAACGCCAGCCGTGAAGCACCGATCGATGATGACCGCGGCACACGCACCTTAGGCAGCAAGATCGACGACTCTCTGATCGACACCAAGGTCGGCGTGAACATCGCGAAGGCCGATCCGGCACTGGACAACGATTCGCACATCGTCGTCACCAGCTTCAACGGCGTCGTGCTGCTCGCCGGCCAGACCCCACGCGCGGATCTCAAGGCCAAGGCCGAACAGGCCGCCGCCGCCGTCCAGCGCGTGAAGACGGTGCACAACGAACTGCAGGTGCTGCCGCCCTCTGGCTTCCTTGCCCGTCAGAACGACACCTGGCTGACCTCCAAGATCAAGACCCAGATGCTCACCGACAAGAACATCCCAGGTTCGCGCATCAAGGTGGTCACTGAGAACGGCATCGTTTACTTGCTGGGCTTGCTGACCAAACAGGAAGCGGCTCAGGCGACCAATCTGGTGCAGGGTGTTTCCGGCGTGCAGAAGATCGTGAAGCTGTTTGAGTACATCGACTGA
- a CDS encoding cytochrome c1, whose product MKKLFAVLILAALPVLSFAAEHGGPELEKVDIDVSDKAAMQDGARTFANYCMGCHSAKFQRYERVADDLGIPHDLMLSKLVFTGAKIGDHMNIGMQPADAKTWFGAAPPDLTLVARVRGTDWLYGYLKSFYEDPSRPWGVNNKVFPNVGMPNVLVGLQGRQVVGCKQVQIVEDGKKQYDPLTGTALTHEACDQLTIVPKSGALTEEQFDEKVKNLVTFLAYSANPVKLQHQRIGTYVLLYLAFFFVFAYLLKREYWKDVH is encoded by the coding sequence ATGAAAAAGCTATTTGCTGTACTGATTCTTGCTGCTTTGCCTGTCCTGTCCTTCGCGGCTGAGCACGGTGGTCCCGAGCTGGAAAAGGTCGATATCGACGTTTCCGACAAGGCTGCCATGCAAGATGGCGCGCGTACGTTCGCCAACTACTGCATGGGTTGCCACAGCGCCAAGTTCCAGCGCTATGAGCGCGTTGCCGATGATCTGGGTATTCCTCACGATCTGATGCTGTCGAAACTGGTGTTCACGGGTGCCAAGATCGGCGACCACATGAACATCGGCATGCAGCCGGCCGACGCCAAGACCTGGTTCGGTGCTGCGCCACCTGACCTGACCCTGGTGGCTCGTGTTCGTGGTACTGACTGGCTTTACGGTTACCTGAAATCGTTCTACGAAGATCCGTCGCGTCCTTGGGGCGTGAACAACAAGGTCTTCCCGAACGTGGGCATGCCGAACGTCCTGGTGGGCCTGCAAGGTCGCCAGGTCGTTGGCTGCAAACAGGTGCAGATCGTCGAAGACGGCAAGAAGCAATATGATCCGCTGACCGGTACCGCGCTGACTCATGAAGCGTGCGATCAGCTGACCATCGTGCCAAAGAGCGGTGCCCTGACCGAAGAGCAGTTCGATGAGAAGGTCAAGAATCTGGTAACCTTCCTCGCTTACTCGGCTAACCCGGTTAAGCTGCAGCATCAGCGCATTGGTACCTACGTCTTGCTGTACCTGGCGTTCTTCTTCGTATTCGCCTATTTGCTCAAGCGCGAATACTGGAAAGATGTGCACTGA
- a CDS encoding GlxA family transcriptional regulator — MASLRYGKQLGQGLTPAFETRLVSPDGKPVNSFSDVIMPVDGGLENADVIILPAFWDDFETLCQRYPQVLPWLRQQHARGAVLCGEATGVFWLAEAGLLNGKEATTYWRFFNAFAERFPKVHLNQDKHLTDADNLYCAGGTTSACDLYIYLIERFCGANVAQAVARDILYEVQRSYSPGRIGFGGQKLHQDVIILQIQHWLEEHFADKFRFEDVAREHGMSIRNFMRRFQTATGDKPLHYLQRLRIETAKGLLSGSRKSIKTISYEVGYDDASFFARLFRQHTELSPNQYRQQFQQAA; from the coding sequence CTGGCCAGCCTGCGCTACGGCAAACAACTGGGCCAAGGCCTGACACCGGCGTTCGAAACGCGGCTGGTCAGCCCCGATGGCAAACCGGTGAACAGCTTCAGTGATGTGATCATGCCGGTGGACGGCGGCCTGGAAAACGCCGACGTCATCATCCTCCCGGCGTTCTGGGACGATTTCGAAACCCTCTGCCAACGTTATCCACAGGTCCTGCCGTGGCTGCGCCAGCAACACGCGCGCGGCGCCGTACTCTGCGGCGAGGCCACAGGGGTGTTCTGGCTCGCCGAAGCCGGGCTGCTCAATGGCAAGGAAGCGACAACCTACTGGCGATTCTTCAATGCGTTTGCCGAGCGTTTCCCGAAGGTTCACCTCAATCAGGACAAGCACCTGACCGACGCCGACAACCTGTATTGCGCCGGCGGCACGACCTCGGCGTGCGACCTCTACATCTACCTGATCGAGCGCTTCTGCGGCGCCAACGTGGCCCAGGCCGTGGCCCGCGATATCCTCTATGAAGTGCAGCGCAGCTATTCGCCGGGACGCATCGGTTTCGGCGGGCAGAAGCTGCACCAGGACGTGATTATCCTGCAGATTCAGCACTGGCTCGAAGAACACTTCGCCGACAAGTTCCGCTTCGAAGACGTGGCGCGCGAGCACGGCATGAGCATCCGCAACTTCATGCGCCGCTTCCAGACCGCCACCGGCGACAAGCCGCTGCATTACCTGCAACGCCTGCGCATCGAAACAGCGAAGGGCTTGCTGTCCGGCAGCCGAAAAAGCATCAAGACCATCAGTTATGAAGTCGGCTATGACGACGCGAGCTTCTTCGCTCGACTGTTTCGCCAGCACACGGAATTGTCGCCGAACCAGTATCGGCAGCAGTTTCAGCAGGCTGCCTAG
- the petA gene encoding ubiquinol-cytochrome c reductase iron-sulfur subunit, with amino-acid sequence MSNDGVNAGRRRFLVAATSVVGAAGAVGAAVPFVGSWFPSAKAKAAGAPVKVNVSKIEPGQQMIAEWRGQPVFIVRRTTEILGNLKKIEGQLSDPTSKNSTQPTYVDPETRSIKPEVLLLIGICTHLGCSPTFRPEVAPADLGKDWVGGYFCPCHGSHYDLAGRVYKSQPAPLNLPVPPHSYETDDIIVIGVDTEKA; translated from the coding sequence ATGAGCAATGACGGCGTGAATGCAGGCCGGCGTCGCTTCTTGGTAGCAGCCACATCCGTGGTGGGTGCTGCAGGAGCGGTGGGGGCTGCGGTCCCGTTCGTGGGGTCATGGTTTCCCAGTGCCAAGGCGAAAGCCGCAGGTGCACCGGTGAAAGTGAATGTCAGCAAAATCGAGCCAGGCCAGCAGATGATTGCTGAGTGGCGCGGTCAGCCGGTGTTCATTGTCCGCCGTACAACGGAAATCCTGGGGAATCTGAAGAAGATCGAGGGCCAGCTGTCTGACCCGACCTCCAAGAACTCGACTCAACCGACTTATGTCGACCCGGAAACGCGTTCGATCAAGCCAGAGGTTCTGCTGCTGATCGGTATCTGCACACACCTCGGTTGCTCGCCGACCTTCCGTCCAGAAGTGGCACCTGCGGATCTGGGCAAGGATTGGGTAGGTGGTTATTTCTGCCCTTGCCACGGTTCCCACTACGATTTGGCTGGCCGCGTCTACAAGTCGCAACCCGCGCCTTTGAACCTGCCAGTTCCCCCGCATTCCTATGAGACCGATGACATCATTGTCATTGGCGTCGATACGGAGAAAGCGTGA
- a CDS encoding phosphoheptose isomerase, with the protein MDMQSRIRQLFQASIDTKQMAMDVLAPHIEQASQVMVNALLNEGKMLSCGNGGSAGDAQHFSSELLNRFERERPSLPAIALTTDSSTITSIANDYSYNEIFSKQIRALGQPGDVLLAISTSGNSANIIQAIQAAHDREMIVVALTGRDGGGMASLLLPEDVEIRVPANVTARIQEVHLLAIHCLCDLIDSQLFGSEE; encoded by the coding sequence ATGGACATGCAATCCCGAATTCGCCAGCTTTTTCAGGCCAGTATCGACACCAAGCAAATGGCGATGGACGTACTTGCACCGCACATCGAGCAAGCCAGCCAGGTGATGGTCAACGCCCTGCTCAACGAAGGCAAAATGCTCTCCTGCGGCAACGGCGGTTCTGCCGGCGATGCGCAGCATTTCTCGTCCGAGCTGCTCAACCGCTTCGAACGCGAGCGCCCGAGCCTGCCGGCCATTGCGCTGACCACCGACAGCTCGACGATCACCTCGATCGCCAACGACTACAGCTACAACGAAATCTTCTCCAAGCAAATCCGCGCGCTCGGCCAGCCGGGCGACGTATTGCTGGCGATTTCCACCAGCGGCAACTCGGCAAACATAATTCAAGCGATCCAGGCCGCACATGATCGCGAAATGATTGTCGTAGCATTGACCGGTCGCGATGGCGGCGGCATGGCGTCGCTGCTATTGCCCGAGGACGTCGAGATTCGCGTACCGGCCAACGTCACCGCACGTATTCAGGAAGTCCACCTGCTGGCGATCCATTGCCTTTGCGACTTGATCGACAGCCAACTGTTCGGGAGTGAAGAATGA
- the rplM gene encoding 50S ribosomal protein L13, with translation MKTFTAKPETVQRDWFVVDAAGQTLGRLATEIASRLRGKHKAEYTPHVDTGDYIVVINAEQIRVTGAKTTDKIYYSHSGFPGGIKSINFEKLIAKAPERVIETAVKGMLPKNPLGRDMYRKLKVYAGAVHPHTAQQPQELKF, from the coding sequence ATGAAAACTTTTACTGCTAAACCGGAAACAGTACAGCGCGACTGGTTTGTCGTCGACGCTGCAGGTCAGACCCTGGGTCGTCTGGCCACCGAAATCGCGAGCCGTCTGCGTGGCAAGCATAAAGCTGAGTACACTCCTCACGTTGACACCGGCGATTACATCGTCGTTATCAATGCCGAGCAGATTCGTGTAACCGGTGCTAAAACCACCGACAAAATCTACTACTCCCACTCCGGTTTCCCGGGCGGCATCAAGTCGATCAACTTTGAAAAGCTGATCGCTAAAGCCCCTGAGCGCGTGATCGAGACCGCGGTCAAAGGCATGCTGCCTAAGAACCCGCTGGGTCGCGACATGTATCGTAAGCTGAAAGTCTATGCGGGCGCTGTACACCCTCATACTGCTCAGCAGCCCCAAGAACTGAAGTTTTAA
- the rpsI gene encoding 30S ribosomal protein S9 — translation MSATQNYGTGRRKTATARVFLRPGTGNISINNRSLDNFFGRETARMVVRQPLELTETVEKFDIYVTVIGGGVSGQAGAIRHGITRALMDYDETLRGALRKAGFVTRDAREVERKKVGLRKARKRPQYSKR, via the coding sequence ATGTCGGCGACTCAAAATTACGGCACTGGCCGTCGCAAGACCGCAACCGCACGCGTTTTCCTGCGTCCGGGCACTGGTAACATCTCCATCAACAACCGTTCGCTGGATAATTTCTTCGGCCGCGAAACTGCCCGCATGGTAGTTCGTCAGCCGCTGGAATTGACTGAGACTGTCGAGAAGTTCGACATCTACGTCACCGTGATCGGTGGTGGTGTAAGTGGTCAAGCTGGCGCAATCCGCCACGGTATCACTCGCGCACTGATGGACTACGACGAAACTCTGCGCGGTGCTCTGCGCAAAGCCGGCTTCGTAACCCGTGATGCACGTGAAGTTGAACGTAAGAAAGTCGGTCTGCGTAAAGCGCGTAAGCGTCCGCAGTACTCGAAGCGTTAA